The following are from one region of the Nicotiana tabacum cultivar K326 chromosome 3, ASM71507v2, whole genome shotgun sequence genome:
- the LOC107783754 gene encoding uncharacterized protein LOC107783754 isoform X1 has translation MLQPMMFIVLINAESNEVRTLCLICVFDDSISRICSDLICRICFWFDSQIVDFFPADCEKRTSIGTKVDECIMWLSIIFITILCTPQPTIVRWSSTPPVSDEMIVHWKGFCAIIANAYFVRGMAWLPVKTLQLEQMAVVGHAEEPSVVASRMRLVFTTLEVVSPQWPRG, from the exons ATGTTACAACCAATGATGTTCATCGTTCTAATCAATGCCGAGTCAAATGAAGTGAGAACCCTATGTttgatttgtgtttttgatgatTCAATTAGCCGGATCTGCTCAGACCTGATTTGTCGCATATGTTTTTGGTTCGATTCCCAAATCGTTGACTTCTTTCCCGCTGACTGTGAGAAGCGCACTTCTATAGGCACCAAG GTTGATGAGTGTATTATGTGGTTGAGCATTATATTCATCACCATTCTATGTACACCTCAACCAACTATCGTTCGATGGTCATCCACACCCCCAGTTTCTGATGAAATGATAGTCCATTGGAAAGGCTTCTGTGCAATCATAGCAAATGCATACTTTGTCAGAGGAATGGCATG GCTTCCAGTGAAGACTCTCCAACTAGAGCAAATGGCAGTTGTGGGTCATGCTGAAGAGCCATCAGTTGTTGCTAGTCGGATGAGACTAGTTTTTACCACTCTAGAG GTTGTGAGTCCACAATGGCCTAGAGGATAA
- the LOC107783754 gene encoding uncharacterized protein LOC107783754 isoform X2 yields the protein METYGGSTTLKSKISSEEVDECIMWLSIIFITILCTPQPTIVRWSSTPPVSDEMIVHWKGFCAIIANAYFVRGMAWLPVKTLQLEQMAVVGHAEEPSVVASRMRLVFTTLEVVSPQWPRG from the exons ATGGAAACATATGGAGGAAGTACCACCCTGAAGTCCAAGATTTCATCTGAGGAG GTTGATGAGTGTATTATGTGGTTGAGCATTATATTCATCACCATTCTATGTACACCTCAACCAACTATCGTTCGATGGTCATCCACACCCCCAGTTTCTGATGAAATGATAGTCCATTGGAAAGGCTTCTGTGCAATCATAGCAAATGCATACTTTGTCAGAGGAATGGCATG GCTTCCAGTGAAGACTCTCCAACTAGAGCAAATGGCAGTTGTGGGTCATGCTGAAGAGCCATCAGTTGTTGCTAGTCGGATGAGACTAGTTTTTACCACTCTAGAG GTTGTGAGTCCACAATGGCCTAGAGGATAA
- the LOC107783753 gene encoding deoxyhypusine synthase-like isoform X2, producing MGEALNVMESVRSVVFKESENLEGSATKVEGYDFNKGVNYAELFKSMASTGFQAANLGDAIQIVNQMLDWRLSHEQPIEDCSEEERDVTYRESVTCKIFLGFTSNLVSSGVRDTIRYLVQHRMVDVVVTTAGGIEEDLIKCLAPTYKGDFSLPGAVLRSKGLNRIGNLLVPNDNYCKFENWIIPIFDQMYEEQIKEKVLWTPSKVIARLGKEINDETSYLYWAYKNRVPVFCPGLTDGSLGDMLYFHSFKKGDPDNPDFNPGLIIDIVGDIRAMNSEAVHAGSRKTGMIILGGGLPKHHVCNANMMRNGADFAVYINTAQEFDGSDSGARPDEAVSWGKIRGGAKTVKVHCDATIAFPILVAETFAAERKEFSQIR from the exons ATGGGAGAGGCCCTCAACGTAATGGAGTCAGTAAGATCGGTAGTTTTCAAAGAATCCGAAAATCTAGAAGGTTCTGCCACAAAGGTCGAAGGCTACGATTTCAATAAAGGAGTTAACTATGCTGAGCTTTTCAAGTCTATGGCCTCCACTGGTTTTCAAGCTGCTAATCTTGGTGACGCCATTCAAATTGTTAATCAAATG CTAGATTGGAGGCTTTCACATGAGCAGCCCATAGAAGATTGCAGTGAAGAAGAAAGAGATGTCACATACAGAGAGTCTGTGacgtgcaaaatctttttggggTTCACTTCAAACCTTGTCTCTTCTGGTGTTAGAGACACCATCCGCTACCTTGTTCAGCACCGTATG GTTGATGTTGTGGTTACTACAGCTGGTGGTATTGAGGAGGATCTCATAAAATGCCTTGCACCAACCTACAAGGGGGACTTTTCTTTACCTGGAGCTGTTCTACGCTCAAAAGGATTGAACCGTATTGGTAATTTATTGGTTCCTAATGACAACTACTGCAAATTTGAGAATTGGATCATCCCAATTTTTGACCAAATGTATGAAGAGCAGATTAAAGAG AAGGTTCTGTGGACACCATCTAAAGTCATTGCGCGCCTGGGTAAAGAAATTAATGATGAAACCTCATACTTGTATTGGGCTTACAAG AACCGGGTTCCTGTCTTCTGTCCTGGCTTAACTGATGGATCACTGGGTGACATGCTGTACTTCCATTCTTTCAAAAAGGGAGATCCAGATAATCCAGATTTTAATCCTGGTCTAATCATTGACATTGTGGGAG ATATCAGGGCCATGAATAGTGAGGCTGTCCATGCTGGTTCGAGGAAGACGGGAATGATTATCCTAGGTGGGGGGCTGCCTAAGCATCATGTTTGCAATGCCAATATGATGCGCAATGGTGCAGATTTTGCTGTCTACATTAACACTGCACAAGAGTTTGATGGTAGTGACTCTGGTGCCCGTCCTGATGAAGCTGTATCATGGGGAAAAATACGCGGTGGTGCCAAGACTGTGAAG GTACACTGTGATGCAACTATTGCATTCCCCATATTAGTAGCTGAGACATTTGCAGCTGAGAGAAAGGAATTCTCCCAGATAAG ATGA
- the LOC107783753 gene encoding deoxyhypusine synthase-like isoform X1 — MGEALNVMESVRSVVFKESENLEGSATKVEGYDFNKGVNYAELFKSMASTGFQAANLGDAIQIVNQMLDWRLSHEQPIEDCSEEERDVTYRESVTCKIFLGFTSNLVSSGVRDTIRYLVQHRMVDVVVTTAGGIEEDLIKCLAPTYKGDFSLPGAVLRSKGLNRIGNLLVPNDNYCKFENWIIPIFDQMYEEQIKEKVLWTPSKVIARLGKEINDETSYLYWAYKNRVPVFCPGLTDGSLGDMLYFHSFKKGDPDNPDFNPGLIIDIVGDIRAMNSEAVHAGSRKTGMIILGGGLPKHHVCNANMMRNGADFAVYINTAQEFDGSDSGARPDEAVSWGKIRGGAKTVKVHCDATIAFPILVAETFAAERKEFSQIRCQV; from the exons ATGGGAGAGGCCCTCAACGTAATGGAGTCAGTAAGATCGGTAGTTTTCAAAGAATCCGAAAATCTAGAAGGTTCTGCCACAAAGGTCGAAGGCTACGATTTCAATAAAGGAGTTAACTATGCTGAGCTTTTCAAGTCTATGGCCTCCACTGGTTTTCAAGCTGCTAATCTTGGTGACGCCATTCAAATTGTTAATCAAATG CTAGATTGGAGGCTTTCACATGAGCAGCCCATAGAAGATTGCAGTGAAGAAGAAAGAGATGTCACATACAGAGAGTCTGTGacgtgcaaaatctttttggggTTCACTTCAAACCTTGTCTCTTCTGGTGTTAGAGACACCATCCGCTACCTTGTTCAGCACCGTATG GTTGATGTTGTGGTTACTACAGCTGGTGGTATTGAGGAGGATCTCATAAAATGCCTTGCACCAACCTACAAGGGGGACTTTTCTTTACCTGGAGCTGTTCTACGCTCAAAAGGATTGAACCGTATTGGTAATTTATTGGTTCCTAATGACAACTACTGCAAATTTGAGAATTGGATCATCCCAATTTTTGACCAAATGTATGAAGAGCAGATTAAAGAG AAGGTTCTGTGGACACCATCTAAAGTCATTGCGCGCCTGGGTAAAGAAATTAATGATGAAACCTCATACTTGTATTGGGCTTACAAG AACCGGGTTCCTGTCTTCTGTCCTGGCTTAACTGATGGATCACTGGGTGACATGCTGTACTTCCATTCTTTCAAAAAGGGAGATCCAGATAATCCAGATTTTAATCCTGGTCTAATCATTGACATTGTGGGAG ATATCAGGGCCATGAATAGTGAGGCTGTCCATGCTGGTTCGAGGAAGACGGGAATGATTATCCTAGGTGGGGGGCTGCCTAAGCATCATGTTTGCAATGCCAATATGATGCGCAATGGTGCAGATTTTGCTGTCTACATTAACACTGCACAAGAGTTTGATGGTAGTGACTCTGGTGCCCGTCCTGATGAAGCTGTATCATGGGGAAAAATACGCGGTGGTGCCAAGACTGTGAAG GTACACTGTGATGCAACTATTGCATTCCCCATATTAGTAGCTGAGACATTTGCAGCTGAGAGAAAGGAATTCTCCCAGATAAGGTGCCAGGTTTGA
- the LOC107783755 gene encoding aminomethyltransferase, mitochondrial — translation MRGGLWQLGQSITRRLAQADKKTIGRRCFASDADLKKTVLYDFHVVNGGKMVPFAGWSMPIQYKDSIMDSTINCRENGSLFDVAHMCGLSLKGKDAIPFLEKLVIADVAGLAPGTGTLTVFTNEKGGAIDDSVITKVTNDHLYLVVNAGCRDKDLAHIEEHMKSFKSKGGDVSWHIHDERSLLALQGPLAAPVLQHLTKDDLSKMYFGEFRVLDINGASCFLTRTGYTGEDGFEISVPSENAVDLAKAILEKSEGKVRLTGLGARDSLRLEAGLCLYGNDMEQHITPVEAGLTWAIGKRRRAEGGFLGAEVILKQIEEGPKIRRVGFFSSGPPPRSHSEIQDSNGQNIGEITSGGFSPCLKKNIAMGYVKTGNHKAGTNVKIVIRGKSYDGAVTKMPFVPTKYYKP, via the exons ATGAGAGGAGGATTGTGGCAACTTGGGCAATCGATCACAAGGCGTCTGGCTCAGGCTGATAAGAAGACTATTGGTCGCAGATGCTTCGCTTCAGATGCTGATCTCAAAAAGACTGTTCTATACGACTTCCATGTTGTCAATGGGGGCAAGATGGTGCCTTTCGCTGGTTGGAGTATGCCTATCCAGTATAAGGACTCAATTATGGACTCTACAATAAATTGTAGGGAGAACGGTAGCCTCTTTGATGTTGCTCATATGTGTGGCCTAAGCCTCAAGGGGAAAGATGCTATTCCTTTCCTAGAAAAGCTTGTTATTGCTGATGTTGCTGGCCTTGCTCCTGGGACTGGTACTCTCACTGTCTTCACAAATGAGAAGGGAGGTGCAATTGATGATTCGGTGATCACCAAGGTTACAAATGATCACCTCTACCTTGTCGTAAATGCGGGTTGCAGGGACAAGGATCTTGCACACATTGAGGAGCATATGAAATCATTCAAGTCAAAAGGTGGTGATGTTTCATGGCACATCCATGATGAGAGATCACTTTTAGCCCTTCAG GGTCCTCTTGCTGCTCCAGTTCTTCAACATCTGACAAAAGATGATTTGAGCAAGATGTACTTTGGGGAATTCAGGGTTTTGGACATCAATGGGGCATCGTGCTTCCTCACAAGGACAGG GTATACCGGTGAAGATGGATTTGAAATTTCGGTACCTTCAGAAAATGCTGTTGACCTTGCAAAAGCTATTCTGGAGAAATCAGAAGGGAAGGTTCGGTTAACAGGTCTAGGTGCTCGTGACAGTCTTCGGCTTGAGGCTGGTTTGTGCTTATACGGTAATGATATGGAGCAGCACATAACACCTGTAGAAGCAGGGCTGACATGGGCCATAGGGAAGAGAAGAAGGGCAGAAGGAGGTTTCCTTGGTGCTGAGGTAATACTAAAACAAATTGAAGAAGGTCCTAAAATCAGGCGAGTTGGCTTTTTCTCTTCAGGCCCACCCCCTAGAAGTCACAGTGAGATTCaagattcaaatggacaaaaTATTGGGGAAATCACCAGTGGTGGTTTTAGCCCTTGTCTTAAGAAGAACATAGCAATGGGATACGTAAAAACGGGTAACCACAAAGCAGGCACCAATGTCAAGATTGTGATTCGAGGGAAGTCCTATGATGGGGCGGTTACCAAGATGCCTTTTGTACCCACCAAGTACTACAAGCCATAA